A genomic window from Silene latifolia isolate original U9 population chromosome 11, ASM4854445v1, whole genome shotgun sequence includes:
- the LOC141610577 gene encoding glutamate receptor 3.2-like isoform X4 yields MQFTMKRVRIVPWFIVLYVMFYLGETSGLEKVNIGAIFTVNTIHGKVAKLAMNAAVEDINSDPSLLGGRNLSLDIHDSMYSGFISIMGALQFMERDIVAVIGPQTSTMAHVLSHLATELLVPFLSFTALDPTLSPIQYPYFFQTAPSDQFQMTAIADMICYFQWSQVIAIFTDEEQSRNGITVLADKLAEKRCKISYKAVLPPNISENYNVVEEELKKVKMMESRVFVLETYALYGPVVLKIAEKLGMLGDGYVWIAASWLTSILDSQPTPEIYKMSQGLLTFRLHTRDSLRKRAFVARWKNLSKNSIGLNVYGLYAYDTVWLIARAVTSYLNRGNKISFSNNPTLNALGGGKMNLSALSVFDGGNQLLKDLLQTNMTGLTGPLWFTPERQIVDPSYEIVNIVGSQMKHIGYWSNYSGFSTVAPETLRSRKQNRSIASQKLSNVVWPGGSKKKPRGWVFSRDGKKLQIGVPRRVSFPYFVYQDNHTHAVVGYCIDVFKAAVKRLPYAVPYEFVLFGDGHQNPNYSDLVRRVSVGEFDAAVGDIAIVTERTRIADFTQPFTDSGLVVVAPVKKMTSSAWAFLKPFTPLMWVITAVFFLIVGSVIWILEHRINDEFRGPPRNQLITIIWFSFSTLFFAHRENTVSTLGRVVLVIWLFVVLIIQSSYTASLTSFLTVQQLSSSIKGIDSLLTSNAAIGYQVGSYAESYLHDELNIPKSRLKPLKSPEEYADALQSRRVAAVVDEQPYVDMFLSHRCEFAVAGQEFTKSGWGFAFTRDSPLALDMSTALLELSEDGNLQNITEYWLGSKKACNSKSNTNDSDQLKLDNFIGLFLISGIACILALIIYFSIMLYQFQRHLPQQAEPSMSGSSRSVRLKTFLSFADKKEDLSQRRLKRKRFTESMPVNGTDIHDTI; encoded by the exons ATGCAGTTCACTATGAAACGTGTTCGTATTGTGCCCTGGTTTATAGTTCTATATGTCATGTTTTATCTGGGAGAAACTTCGGGGTTAGAGAAAGTGAACATTGGAGCTATATTCACTGTGAATACAATCCACGGCAAGGTTGCCAAATTAGCTATGAATGCTGCTGTGGAAGATATAAATTCTGATCCGAGCTTACTTGGTGGCCGTAACCTGTCTCTCGACATTCATGATTCCATGTATAGTGGGTTCATCAGCATAATGGGAG CTTTGCAGTTCATGGAGAGGGATATTGTTGCTGTCATTGGCCCTCAGACTTCTACAATGGCGCATGTTCTTTCACACTTAGCAACTGAACTCCTTGTTCCATTTTTGTCATTTACCGCTCTTGATCCTACACTCTCTCCTATCCAATACCCATACTTTTTCCAAACAGCACCTAGTGATCAATTTCAGATGACTGCCATTGCTGACATGATTTGTTACTTTCAGTGGTCTCAGGTCATTGCTATTTTTACTGACGAAGAGCAAAGTCGAAATGGGATAACTGTTTTGGCTGATAAGCTTGCAGAAAAGCGCTGTAAGATATCTTACAAGGCAGTACTCCCTCCTAATATTTCTGAAAATTATAATGTAGTAGAAGAAGAACTAAAAAAGGTGAAGATGATGGAATCTAGGGTTTTTGTTCTTGAAACTTATGCTTTGTATGGGCCAGTGGTTCTGAAAATAGCCGAAAAACTTGGAATGCTGGGGGATGGGTATGTTTGGATAGCTGCTTCATGGCTGACCTCCATCTTAGATTCTCAGCCAACTCCGGAAATTTACAAAATGTCTCAAGGATTACTCACATTTCGACTCCATACTCGTGATTCACTAAGAAAAAGGGCATTTGTTGCTAGGTGGAAGAACTTGAGCAAAAATTCAATTGGATTGAATGTATATGGTTTGTATGCCTATGACACTGTTTGGTTAATTGCCCGCGCAGTTACGTCATATCTAAATCGTGGCAACAAAATTTCTTTTTCCAACAACCCAACTTTAAATGCTCTTGGAGGAGGGAAGATGAACTTGAGTGCATTAAGCGTATTTGATGGAGGAAACCAGTTGCTTAAAGATTTATTGCAAACAAATATGACAGGTCTAACTGGCCCATTATGGTTTACTCCTGAGAGACAAATTGTTGATCCGTCATATGAAATCGTGAACATAGTTGGTAGCCAAATGAAGCATATAGGGTACTGGTCAAACTATTCTGGATTTTCCACTGTGGCCCCTGAGACACTTCGTAGTAGAAAGCAGAACCGTTCAATTGCCAGTCAGAAGCTTTCCAATGTAGTTTGGCCAGGAGGATCTAAGAAGAAGCCTCGTGGATGGGTTTTTTCACGGGATGGAAAAAAACTACAGATTGGAGTTCCTCGTAGGGTTAGCTTTCCGTACTTTGTTTATCAAGACAATCACACTCATGCTGTCGTTGGATATTGCATTGATGTTTTCAAAGCTGCAGTCAAACGGCTTCCTTATGCAGTTCCTTATGAGTTCGTATTATTTGGAGATGGGCATCAAAATCCCAACTATTCTGACCTCGTGCGCAGAGTCTCAGTCGGT GAATTCGATGCTGCTGTAGGTGACATTGCAATTGTGACTGAACGGACAAGAATTGCAGACTTTACACAGCCGTTTACGGATTCAGGGCTTGTTGTGGTGGCTCCGGTTAAAAAGATGACCTCGAGTGCTTGGGCTTTCTTGAAACCATTTACTCCACTCATGTGGGTGATCACAGCTGTATTTTTCCTCATTGTTGGTTCTGTTATTTGGATATTAGAACATAGAATAAATGACGAATTCCGCGGCCCTCCTAGAAACCAATTGATCACTATCATTTG GTTCAGCTTCTCAACCCTGTTCTTTGCTCACA GAGAAAATACTGTGAGCACACTTGGTCGGGTGGTGCTAGTCATCTGGTTGTTTGTAGTGTTGATAATCCAGTCAAGCTACACGGCTAGCTTGACTTCTTTCCTCACAGTTCAGCAGCTATCCTCCTCAATAAAAGGTATCGACTCATTACTTACAAGTAATGCGGCAATAGGATACCAAGTAGGCTCTTATGCAGAAAGCTATTTGCATGACGAACTAAACATCCCAAAGTCAAGGCTTAAACCTCTAAAGTCACCAGAAGAGTACGCTGATGCTCTTCAAAGCCGAAGAGTTGCTGCTGTGGTTGATGAACAGCCTTATGTAGATATGTTCCTCTCGCACCGCTGCGAGTTTGCAGTTGCAGGCCAGGAGTTCACTAAAAGCGGCTGGGGCTTT GCTTTTACGAGAGACTCTCCTTTAGCTCTGGATATGTCAACTGCCTTATTAGAATTATCGGAGGATGGCAACCTACAAAATATCACTGAATATTGGCTCGGTAGCAAGAAGGCGTGTAACTCAAAGAGCAATACAAATGATTCCGATCAGCTTAAGCTAGACAACTTCATTGGATTATTCCTCATTTCTGGGATTGCTTGTATCCTGGCTCTAATCATATACTTTTCCATAATGCTCTACCAGTTCCAGCGGCATTTGCCTCAACAGGCGGAGCCTTCAATGAGTGGTAGTTCTCGTTCCGTGCGTCTGAAAACGTTTCTGTCGTTTGCTGATAAGAAGGAAGATCTGTCACAAAGACGGCTAAAGAGGAAACGATTCACGGAGTCAATGCCGGTCAATGGTACTGACATACATGATACAATTTGA